One genomic segment of bacterium includes these proteins:
- a CDS encoding recombinase family protein: MKAGIYVRVSTSMQIDRDSLHTQEERLRQYCKAQNFEVYKDKPYKDEGISAKDTKRPAFEELMQDVTARKIN; the protein is encoded by the coding sequence ATGAAAGCCGGAATTTATGTCAGAGTTTCAACATCGATGCAGATTGACAGAGATTCTCTGCACACACAGGAAGAAAGATTAAGGCAGTACTGCAAAGCCCAGAATTTTGAGGTTTACAAAGACAAACCATACAAAGACGAGGGAATATCAGCAAAAGACACAAAAAGGCCTGCATTCGAAGAATTAATGCAGGACGTAACAGCAAGAAAGATAAAC